One genomic segment of Hordeum vulgare subsp. vulgare chromosome 2H, MorexV3_pseudomolecules_assembly, whole genome shotgun sequence includes these proteins:
- the LOC123426667 gene encoding beta-fructofuranosidase, insoluble isoenzyme 2-like — translation MVVLGGRVAWACPVLLVVVVLLLQLAGASHVVYETDLLETEAAAATVPPSILDAELSTGYHFRPIKNWINDPNAPMYYKGWYHLFYQYNPKGAVWGNIVWAHSVSRDLINWVALETAIQPSIKSDKYGCWSGSATILRDGTPAIMYTGIDRADINYEVQNIAFPKNKSDPLLREWVKPRGNPIIVPEGGINATQFRDPTTAWYADGHWRLLIGALSGASRGVAYVYRSRDFMRWTRVRKPLHSAPTGMWECPDLYPVTADGRHRHKGLDTSVVSGPRVKHVLKNSLDLRRYDYYTVGTYDRKTERYVPDNPAGDEHHLRYDYGNFYASKTFYDPVKRRRILWGWANESDAAVDDVAKGWAGIQAIPRKVWLDPSGRQLMQWPLEELEALRGKRPVSIKNRVVKRGEHVEVTGLRTSQADVEVSFEVASIDGAEALDPALANDAQKLCSMRGAHVEGGVGPFGLWVLASSKLEEKTAVFFRVFKAARNINSTNNKPVVLMCSDPTMSSLNPNLYKPTFAGFVDTDIAKGKISLRSLIDRSVVESFGAGGRTCILSRVYPTLALGKNARLHVFNNGKVDIKVSELTAWEMKKPALMNGA, via the exons ATGGTAGTTCTCGGGGGAAGAGTTGCATGGGCATGCCcggtgctgctggtggtggtggtgctgctgctgcagcTCGCCGGGGCGTCGCATGTCGTCTACGAGACCGACCTCCTGGagacggaggcggcggcggccactGTGCCGCCTTCGATTCTCGACGCCGAGCTGAGCACCGGGTACCACTTCCGGCCCATAAAGAACTGGATCAACG ATCCCAACG CGCCCATGTACTACAAGGGGTGGTACCATTTGTTCTACCAGTACAACCCCAAGGGTGCGGTGTGGGGCAACATCGTGTGGGCGCACTCGGTGTCGCGTGACCTCATCAACTGGGTGGCGCTGGAGACGGCCATCCAGCCGAGCATCAAGTCGGACAAGTACGGGTGCTGGTCGGGGTCGGCGACCATCCTGCGCGACGGCACGCCGGCGATCATGTACACGGGCATCGACCGCGCCGACATCAACTACGAGGTGCAGAACATCGCCTTCCCCAAGAACAAGTCGGACCCGCTGCTCCGCGAGTGGGTGaagccgcggggcaacccgatcaTCGTGCCGGAGGGCGGCATCAACGCCACCCAGTTCCGGGACCCGACGACGGCGTGGTACGCCGACGGGCACTGGCGGCTGCTCATCGGCGCGCTCTCGGGGGCGTCCCGCGGCGTGGCGTACGTGTACCGGAGCCGCGACTTCATGCGGTGGACGCGGGTGAGGAAGCCGCTGCACTCGGCGCCCACGGGGATGTGGGAGTGCCCGGACCTGTACCCGGTCACGGCGGACGGCCGGCACAGGCACAAGGGGCTGGACACGTCGGTGGTGTCCGGCCCCAGGGTGAAGCACGTGCTCAAGAACAGCCTCGACCTGCGCCGCTACGACTACTACACCGTCGGCACCTACGACCGCAAGACGGAGCGGTACGTGCCGGACAACCCCGCCGGCGACGAGCACCACCTGCGCTACGACTACGGCAACTTCTACGCCTCCAAGACCTTCTACGACCCGGTCAAGCGCCGCCGCATCCTCTGGGGCTGGGCCAACGAGTCCGACGCCGCCGTCGACGACGTCGCCAAGGGATGGGCCGGAATCCAG GCGATTCCGAGAAAGGTTTGGCTGGACCCGAGTGGGAGGCAGCTGATGCAGTGGCCCCTGGAGGAGCTTGAGGCGCTGAGGGGGAAAAGGCCGGTCAGCATCAAGAACAGGGTGGTCAAGCGGGGAGAGCACGTCGAGGTCACCGGGCTACGGACCTCACAG GCTGACGTGGAGGTGAGCTTTGAGGTGGCGAGCATCGATGGGGCGGAGGCGTTGGACCCGGCGTTAGCCAACGACGCCCAGAAGCTGTGCAGCATGAGGGGTGCCCACGTGGAAGGCGGCGTGGGCCCCTTCGGCCTGTGGGTGCTCGCCTCGTCCAAGCTGGAGGAGAAGACGGCGGTCTTCTTCCGGGTGTTCAAGGCCGCGCGCAACATCAACAGCACCAATAATAAGCCCGTCGTCCTCATGTGCTCCGATCCAACCAT GTCATCTCTGAACCCGAACCTATACAAGCCGACCTTCGCAGGCTTTGTTGACACTGACATAGCCAAGGGCAAGATATCTCTGAGAAGCCTG ATCGATCGGTCCGTCGTGGAGAGCTTCGGGGCAGGGGGCAGGACCTGCATCCTCTCCCGGGTCTACCCGACGCTCGCGCTGGGCAAGAACGCTCGCCTTCACGTCTTCAACAACGGCAAGGTGGACATCAAGGTGTCGGAGCTCACGGCGTGGGAGATGAAGAAGCCGGCGCTCATGAACGGTGCTTAG